One genomic segment of Pandoraea sputorum includes these proteins:
- a CDS encoding ABC transporter substrate-binding protein, with product MTHADARRVREAVGRLILVLTLMALGLIALSLSGGASAAPAQPLEKPKITIAVGGKPGLYYLPLTIAEQLGYFKDEGLDVTIDDFAGGSKALQAVVGGSADVGTGAFEHTLLMQTKGLIYQSFVVLGAAPQLVLGVVKTKASEVNSVKDLKGMRVGVSAPGSSTHMLVSVALTKAGLKPTDVSIVGVGSNATVIAAARNGQIDAVSNVDPMMTLLQESGDVKVLIDTRTQAGTRAMFGGPMPAAVMYAPQSFIQKNPRTVQALANAIVRADKWLQHATAAQLLKTVPEPYLLGDKTLYLKAFANCREAFSPDGIMPTDGPATALKALASFSPEVKPSQIRLGDTWTNTFATQANRQYP from the coding sequence ATGACACATGCCGACGCGCGCCGTGTGCGCGAAGCCGTGGGACGTTTGATTCTTGTTCTCACGCTGATGGCGCTGGGCCTCATAGCACTCAGCCTGAGCGGGGGAGCCTCCGCTGCGCCGGCGCAACCCCTCGAAAAACCGAAGATCACCATCGCCGTGGGCGGAAAACCCGGCCTCTACTATCTGCCCCTGACGATTGCCGAACAACTAGGCTACTTCAAAGACGAAGGCCTCGACGTCACGATCGACGACTTCGCCGGGGGCTCCAAGGCGCTGCAGGCGGTCGTTGGCGGAAGCGCGGACGTCGGCACGGGGGCGTTCGAACACACGCTGCTCATGCAGACCAAGGGGCTGATTTACCAATCGTTCGTTGTGCTGGGCGCTGCGCCGCAACTGGTCCTCGGCGTCGTCAAGACCAAGGCAAGCGAAGTGAATTCCGTGAAGGATCTGAAAGGGATGCGTGTCGGTGTCAGCGCGCCGGGATCGAGTACGCACATGCTGGTGAGCGTGGCCCTGACCAAAGCAGGTCTCAAACCCACCGACGTCTCTATCGTCGGCGTGGGTAGCAACGCAACGGTGATCGCGGCGGCCCGCAACGGACAGATCGATGCCGTTTCCAACGTAGACCCGATGATGACGTTGTTGCAGGAGTCCGGCGACGTGAAGGTGCTCATCGACACACGTACGCAGGCTGGCACCCGCGCAATGTTCGGAGGTCCGATGCCTGCGGCGGTGATGTACGCACCGCAGAGCTTCATCCAGAAGAACCCGCGTACGGTGCAGGCACTGGCCAACGCGATCGTACGTGCGGACAAATGGCTGCAACACGCAACGGCAGCGCAATTGCTCAAAACGGTTCCGGAGCCTTATCTCCTCGGTGACAAGACGCTTTATCTGAAGGCCTTCGCGAACTGTCGCGAAGCCTTTTCCCCGGACGGCATCATGCCCACCGATGGTCCTGCGACCGCACTGAAAGCGCTGGCGTCGTTCTCGCCGGAGGTCAAGCCGTCGCAGATCCGGTTAGGCGACACCTGGACCAACACGTTCGCCACGCAGGCGAATCGCCAGTATCCCTGA
- a CDS encoding ABC transporter permease has product MAWIPALIVLVPMFGIVAALGVGDADTRAVLAHMLDTVLPEYALNSLRISLAVSGGVLVMGVGTAWLVVHYAFPGRRVLEWALILPLAMPAYVTAYAYTDFLQFAGPVQSALRRALAVDRVTWFPEIRSWYGAAWVFAGAFYPYVYLLARTAFAEHSQRFFEAARTLGCTPLQAFFRVALPLARPALVAGIALVLMETLADYGAVAYFGVPTFTTGIYRAWLSMGDRIAAAQLSACLLFAVLLLLMAEARSRTRLRFYGAPGRAPTTSRRTALRGWRGVLAAAGCALPLIVGFALPAIIMLRLAVSELDQVPWPRYGEWVYNTVRLAAVAAVVACAFAVVLGYAQRLAPGRITRIAVRLVGVGYAIPGAVIALGILTPVLHLDTWMGNVFGANGLVLAGTGGVLIYAYLVRFLPAALQSVDAGFARIAPNLDASARSLGVGGWSMLRRVHLPLLRGSVLTAALLVFVDVMKELPATLALRPFNMDTLAVVTSHLAADERLAEAAVPALTLVLVGLLPVLVLARAIARRA; this is encoded by the coding sequence GTGGCATGGATTCCTGCGCTGATCGTGCTTGTGCCCATGTTCGGCATCGTGGCGGCGCTGGGGGTGGGCGATGCCGACACACGCGCCGTGCTTGCCCATATGCTCGACACAGTGCTGCCCGAATACGCGCTCAACTCACTGCGCATCTCGCTGGCTGTGAGCGGCGGCGTGCTAGTAATGGGCGTCGGTACCGCGTGGCTTGTCGTTCACTACGCATTTCCCGGTCGTCGCGTGCTGGAGTGGGCGCTGATTCTGCCGCTGGCGATGCCCGCTTATGTTACGGCCTACGCATATACCGATTTCCTTCAATTTGCCGGGCCAGTGCAAAGCGCGCTTCGTCGCGCGCTGGCCGTTGACCGCGTGACGTGGTTTCCCGAGATTCGTTCGTGGTACGGGGCTGCCTGGGTCTTCGCGGGAGCGTTCTATCCGTACGTCTATCTGTTGGCGCGTACGGCATTTGCGGAACACAGCCAGCGCTTCTTTGAGGCGGCACGTACGCTGGGGTGCACGCCGTTGCAGGCGTTCTTCCGAGTGGCGCTGCCGCTAGCGCGCCCGGCGCTGGTCGCAGGCATCGCACTCGTCCTCATGGAGACGCTGGCGGACTATGGCGCAGTCGCCTACTTCGGGGTACCGACGTTCACAACGGGCATCTACCGTGCGTGGCTGTCGATGGGCGACCGCATCGCGGCGGCCCAACTGTCGGCATGCCTGCTATTCGCTGTCTTACTCCTACTGATGGCAGAAGCGCGCAGCCGTACGCGATTGCGGTTTTACGGGGCACCGGGGCGCGCGCCGACGACATCACGCCGAACGGCACTGCGCGGGTGGCGTGGCGTGCTGGCTGCCGCCGGTTGCGCCCTGCCGTTGATCGTGGGGTTTGCACTGCCCGCGATCATCATGCTGCGCCTGGCTGTCTCGGAACTGGATCAGGTGCCTTGGCCTCGCTATGGCGAGTGGGTCTACAACACGGTGCGGTTGGCGGCGGTAGCGGCGGTGGTCGCGTGCGCGTTCGCCGTTGTGCTTGGCTACGCCCAGCGACTTGCGCCCGGACGCATCACACGTATTGCCGTACGCCTCGTAGGGGTCGGCTACGCAATTCCCGGGGCGGTCATCGCGCTAGGCATTCTCACCCCTGTGCTGCATCTCGACACATGGATGGGGAACGTATTCGGGGCAAACGGGCTGGTATTGGCCGGTACGGGCGGCGTCCTGATCTACGCTTACCTCGTGCGCTTTCTGCCTGCGGCGCTGCAAAGCGTCGATGCAGGATTTGCCCGTATCGCGCCCAATCTGGACGCCAGCGCGCGCAGTCTCGGTGTGGGCGGCTGGTCAATGCTGCGTCGCGTGCACTTGCCGCTATTGCGGGGCAGCGTACTGACGGCAGCCCTGCTGGTGTTCGTCGACGTCATGAAGGAATTGCCGGCCACGCTCGCGTTGCGGCCATTCAACATGGATACGCTCGCCGTGGTGACCAGCCATCTCGCCGCCGACGAACGGCTCGCCGAAGCCGCTGTCCCGGCCCTGACGCTGGTGCTGGTGGGCTTGCTGCCGGTGCTGGTGCTGGCCCGGGCCATTGCGCGGCGCGCCTGA
- a CDS encoding cryptochrome/photolyase family protein, producing the protein MSEFQKGLVWLRRDLRCTDNATLAQALATCGEVSVVFVFDTTILGGLPRDDRRVAFIHDSVSELAQTLADMGGGLIVRHGDPTEEIPALAKSLGVQAVFTGRDYEPDAVKRDRSVARSLEALDIAFETVKDQVIFDTSEILTAQGEPYSVFTPYSRAWLKQVRPVDLAPHGRKADWHRLAKPSHGAGEVPSMVSLGFDVPDARRMAIATGESGAKQLLDDFLPRMAHYHERRDYPAVRGPSYLSVHLRFGTVSIRTLARQAHAAMLKGGDAGNGAKTWLSELIWREFYFMILHHHPEVVGNAFKPAYDAIEWATGEVADANFKAWCEGRTGYPLVDAAMRQINQTGYMHNRLRMVTASFLVKDLGIDWRRGEAYFARQLNDFDLSANNGGWQWAASTGCDAQPYFRIFNPITQSEKFDPEGRFIRKYVPELAYLSDKVIHAPWRADAQTLADANVTLGRDYPQPVVAHDVARKETLARYAVVKAPAVSSPPAGSDDAD; encoded by the coding sequence ATGAGCGAATTTCAAAAAGGGCTGGTATGGCTGCGGCGCGATCTGCGCTGTACCGACAACGCGACGCTGGCACAGGCGCTTGCGACCTGCGGTGAAGTGTCCGTCGTGTTCGTCTTCGATACGACGATTCTCGGCGGATTGCCGCGAGACGATCGGCGCGTCGCGTTCATCCACGACAGCGTGAGCGAATTGGCGCAGACGTTGGCGGATATGGGGGGCGGGCTGATCGTTCGGCACGGCGACCCGACCGAGGAGATTCCCGCACTGGCGAAGTCGCTCGGCGTGCAGGCTGTCTTTACCGGGCGGGATTACGAACCGGACGCTGTCAAACGGGACCGTTCGGTCGCACGCTCGCTGGAGGCTCTGGACATCGCCTTCGAGACGGTCAAGGACCAGGTGATTTTCGACACGAGCGAGATTCTCACGGCGCAGGGTGAGCCGTACAGTGTCTTCACACCATACTCGCGCGCGTGGCTGAAGCAGGTGCGTCCGGTCGACCTTGCACCGCATGGCCGGAAGGCGGATTGGCACCGGTTAGCGAAGCCGTCGCATGGGGCTGGAGAGGTGCCGTCGATGGTATCGCTGGGTTTTGACGTGCCGGACGCACGCCGTATGGCCATTGCGACGGGCGAGTCCGGGGCAAAGCAGTTGCTGGACGATTTCCTGCCGCGCATGGCGCACTATCACGAACGGCGTGATTACCCTGCGGTCCGCGGTCCGAGCTATCTGTCCGTGCATCTGCGCTTCGGCACGGTGTCGATCCGGACTTTAGCCCGGCAGGCGCACGCTGCGATGCTCAAGGGCGGGGACGCAGGCAATGGCGCGAAAACATGGTTGAGCGAGCTGATCTGGCGCGAATTCTATTTCATGATCCTGCATCATCACCCTGAGGTCGTCGGCAACGCATTCAAACCCGCATACGATGCCATCGAGTGGGCCACGGGCGAAGTGGCGGATGCCAATTTCAAGGCGTGGTGCGAAGGTCGCACGGGCTATCCGCTGGTCGATGCGGCCATGCGTCAGATTAACCAGACCGGCTACATGCACAACCGGCTGCGCATGGTGACGGCCAGCTTTCTGGTCAAGGATCTCGGCATCGACTGGCGCCGTGGCGAAGCGTATTTCGCGCGTCAACTGAACGATTTCGATTTGTCTGCGAACAATGGCGGATGGCAATGGGCCGCTTCCACCGGGTGTGACGCCCAACCGTACTTCCGCATCTTCAATCCGATTACCCAGTCCGAGAAGTTCGACCCGGAGGGCCGCTTTATCCGGAAGTACGTGCCTGAACTGGCGTATTTGTCCGACAAGGTCATCCACGCACCGTGGCGCGCCGACGCGCAGACGCTGGCTGACGCCAACGTGACGCTCGGACGCGATTACCCGCAACCGGTGGTAGCTCACGACGTGGCGCGCAAGGAGACCCTGGCGAGATACGCGGTCGTCAAGGCACCGGCGGTCTCATCCCCGCCTGCCGGCAGCGATGACGCGGATTAA
- a CDS encoding 3-isopropylmalate dehydratase large subunit produces MFVPADWRFSHEYVTPMAVSFLRHAYGDEIPALRDVASVLCFEDHLTHLDAVSADGSRPPQIVDAAQRLGTVQREFCAQHGLRLHGRAAAGGSEGICHALMLERYALPGQVIVGTDSHTPHCGAIGAFAFGVGATEMANAWLTGDARLAVPGTCLVHLRSRLPAGVGAKDLALHLLHLPYIRDGRAIGQIIEFAGEAVAHLSTDERATLTNMVAEIGGLTGLVVPDAETVRYLRERRGIDFTLDAWMESDPQASYAHVIEIDCASLGAMVASPGDPGNGIALADLSAEVAIDIAYGGSCTGSKRDDLRACHDVLAWGLKQGHRVADGVRFYLQYGSEDVRAWCEAQGYADVFKAAGVTMLSPGCGACVNAGPGVSTTSEEVVISAQNRNFPGRSGPGQMWLGSPATVAASALAGYIVGFDQLQRDGFASHPVSHPAALAAPGRGGGGASHAGRGG; encoded by the coding sequence GTGTTCGTCCCCGCAGACTGGCGCTTCTCTCATGAGTACGTGACGCCAATGGCCGTGAGTTTCCTGCGCCACGCCTATGGCGACGAGATACCTGCGCTACGCGACGTCGCGTCGGTGCTGTGCTTTGAAGACCATCTGACGCATCTCGATGCCGTCTCCGCCGATGGCAGTCGGCCCCCGCAGATCGTGGACGCAGCACAACGTCTTGGCACGGTACAGCGCGAGTTTTGCGCCCAGCATGGGCTGCGTCTGCACGGACGCGCCGCAGCCGGCGGTTCTGAGGGCATCTGCCATGCATTGATGCTCGAGCGCTATGCGTTGCCGGGGCAGGTGATTGTTGGCACCGATTCTCACACGCCACATTGTGGTGCCATCGGTGCGTTCGCCTTCGGCGTCGGTGCGACCGAAATGGCCAATGCATGGCTCACCGGGGACGCACGACTCGCTGTGCCCGGTACTTGCCTTGTCCATCTGCGCTCGCGCTTGCCTGCGGGTGTCGGCGCGAAAGATCTGGCGTTGCACCTGCTTCATCTTCCCTATATTCGGGACGGACGTGCCATCGGGCAGATCATTGAGTTCGCAGGCGAAGCCGTTGCGCACCTGTCGACCGACGAGCGCGCGACGCTCACCAACATGGTGGCCGAAATCGGCGGGCTCACCGGACTGGTGGTGCCAGACGCAGAGACTGTCCGCTACCTGCGTGAGCGGCGCGGCATCGACTTCACGCTTGACGCATGGATGGAAAGCGATCCGCAAGCGTCGTACGCCCATGTCATCGAGATCGATTGCGCGTCGCTGGGCGCGATGGTGGCGAGTCCCGGAGATCCGGGCAACGGCATTGCGCTGGCCGATTTGTCGGCAGAGGTCGCCATCGATATCGCTTACGGCGGGTCGTGCACCGGCAGCAAGCGCGACGATCTGCGGGCCTGTCATGACGTCCTTGCCTGGGGATTGAAGCAAGGGCATCGCGTCGCAGACGGCGTGCGCTTCTACCTGCAATACGGCAGTGAAGACGTGCGCGCATGGTGCGAGGCGCAGGGGTATGCGGACGTTTTCAAGGCAGCAGGTGTGACGATGCTCTCGCCCGGATGCGGTGCGTGCGTCAATGCCGGACCGGGCGTCTCCACAACGTCCGAGGAGGTGGTCATCAGCGCCCAGAATCGCAATTTCCCCGGGCGTTCGGGGCCTGGGCAGATGTGGCTCGGCAGCCCGGCCACCGTGGCCGCGAGCGCTTTGGCGGGTTATATCGTGGGTTTCGATCAATTACAGCGCGATGGATTTGCGTCTCATCCGGTCTCTCACCCTGCAGCGCTTGCAGCGCCGGGGCGAGGGGGCGGTGGGGCGTCGCACGCGGGCAGGGGAGGGTAG
- a CDS encoding CaiB/BaiF CoA transferase family protein, with amino-acid sequence MPDVTSAAPMPLQGIRVVEFSHMVMGPACGMVLGDLGADVIKVEPIGGDATRHLLGTGAGFFRAFNRNKRSLVVDVTRPEGRELILRLISTSDVVTENFKPGRMRQIGLDYATLSRLNPALVYVSLKGFLPGPYATRTALDEVVQMMAGLAYMTGPPGQPLRAGTSVNDIMGGVFGALAALAALYERKTTGRGQEVQGALFENCVLLAAQHMQQYAVTGVAPDPMPARVSAWGIYDVFTARDGVQIFLAVVSDTQWRIFCDVFGRHDLTEDPRLSTNNDRVRARDWLLPLLREMMQGFDASYLAAAFERHGLPFAPIVQPAALFDDPHLLASGGLGDLTTETGEQTKVPLLPITMAGQRLPARRALPMAGEHTSEILRDLGYPDNQIERLLNEGVVAGPEDGSTPDDASGAGETAGPVFWKDSASRRGTR; translated from the coding sequence ATGCCGGATGTCACTTCTGCGGCACCGATGCCGTTACAAGGCATTCGTGTCGTGGAATTCTCACACATGGTCATGGGGCCGGCATGCGGCATGGTGCTGGGCGACCTCGGGGCCGATGTCATCAAAGTCGAGCCGATCGGTGGCGACGCCACGCGTCATCTGCTGGGCACTGGCGCTGGCTTTTTCCGTGCCTTCAATCGCAACAAGCGGAGTCTGGTCGTGGATGTCACGCGACCCGAAGGCCGAGAGTTGATACTGCGGCTCATCAGCACGTCGGATGTGGTGACGGAGAATTTCAAGCCCGGGCGGATGAGGCAAATCGGACTGGATTACGCCACGTTGTCACGGCTGAATCCGGCGCTGGTGTACGTCTCGCTGAAGGGTTTTCTGCCGGGGCCATACGCTACGCGCACTGCGTTGGACGAGGTCGTGCAGATGATGGCGGGACTTGCGTACATGACGGGACCTCCAGGCCAACCGTTGCGTGCCGGGACATCGGTCAATGACATCATGGGCGGTGTGTTCGGTGCGCTTGCTGCGTTGGCCGCACTCTACGAGCGAAAGACCACGGGACGCGGGCAGGAAGTACAGGGCGCGCTCTTCGAGAATTGCGTACTGCTCGCGGCGCAGCACATGCAACAGTATGCAGTGACCGGTGTAGCGCCCGATCCGATGCCCGCGCGTGTGTCCGCTTGGGGTATTTACGATGTCTTTACCGCGCGCGACGGCGTGCAGATTTTCCTCGCCGTCGTCAGCGATACGCAGTGGCGCATTTTCTGCGACGTGTTTGGCCGTCACGATCTGACGGAAGACCCGCGACTTTCCACTAACAATGACCGCGTGAGGGCTCGCGACTGGTTGCTCCCGTTGTTGCGCGAAATGATGCAGGGTTTTGACGCCAGCTATCTTGCGGCGGCGTTCGAGCGTCATGGTTTGCCTTTTGCACCGATCGTGCAGCCTGCCGCGTTGTTCGATGACCCGCATTTGCTCGCTAGCGGCGGCCTGGGCGACCTGACGACGGAAACGGGTGAGCAAACGAAAGTGCCGTTGCTACCGATTACGATGGCGGGGCAACGATTGCCCGCGCGTCGCGCGTTGCCGATGGCGGGTGAGCACACAAGCGAAATTCTGAGAGATCTGGGGTATCCCGATAACCAGATCGAACGCCTGTTGAACGAGGGGGTGGTGGCGGGACCGGAGGACGGATCGACGCCGGACGATGCATCCGGCGCGGGCGAAACCGCCGGTCCCGTTTTTTGGAAGGACAGCGCAAGTCGACGCGGAACGCGCTGA
- a CDS encoding LysR substrate-binding domain-containing protein produces MALWRIDLVSLRLFVAVCEESSIARAAEREFIAPSAVSKRINDLESLVGSALLQRHKWGVRATPAGEALLHHARNVLRSLEKMQGDLSEYTSGVRGHIRIFANVSSIVETLPDELGAFLRRHEGVKVDLEEHTSAQVVRGVADGATDIGICWDAVDTRDVEVFPYRHDQIVTVLHRDHPLACAEQLAFIETLDFDQIGVHPDSAMYTVFRRLAAEQGKTVKFRIHVSTFEAVCRMVRAQLGLAIAPREAVGIYSQVPDGEALRIVPLTDPWAERRLVVCVRRYDALPVASRMLVDHLCARNVTGTSGGTRLADDCGNKEGAERS; encoded by the coding sequence ATGGCGCTATGGCGGATCGATCTTGTCTCGTTGCGGCTGTTTGTCGCTGTCTGTGAAGAGAGCAGCATTGCCCGGGCAGCCGAGCGTGAGTTCATCGCGCCCTCGGCCGTCAGCAAACGGATCAACGATCTCGAATCGCTGGTCGGATCGGCGCTCCTCCAACGCCATAAGTGGGGGGTGCGGGCGACGCCGGCGGGTGAGGCGCTACTGCATCACGCACGCAACGTACTCCGCAGTCTTGAGAAGATGCAGGGAGACCTGTCCGAGTACACAAGTGGCGTACGCGGTCACATCCGCATCTTCGCCAACGTTTCCTCGATTGTCGAAACATTACCCGACGAACTGGGCGCATTCCTGCGTCGCCACGAAGGGGTGAAGGTCGACCTCGAAGAACATACGAGCGCGCAAGTGGTGCGCGGTGTGGCGGACGGGGCGACCGACATCGGTATCTGCTGGGATGCGGTCGACACCCGCGACGTCGAAGTCTTCCCTTATCGCCACGATCAGATCGTCACGGTCCTTCACCGGGATCATCCGCTCGCCTGCGCCGAGCAGCTCGCGTTCATCGAAACCCTCGACTTCGATCAGATCGGCGTGCATCCGGATAGCGCGATGTACACCGTTTTCAGACGCCTTGCCGCCGAACAGGGCAAGACGGTCAAATTCCGAATCCACGTCTCAACGTTCGAAGCGGTGTGCCGCATGGTGAGGGCGCAGCTTGGCCTGGCGATTGCGCCGCGCGAGGCCGTCGGCATCTATTCGCAGGTGCCTGACGGAGAAGCGTTGCGTATCGTACCGCTCACAGATCCCTGGGCGGAGCGGCGGCTGGTTGTCTGCGTCCGCCGGTACGATGCGTTGCCCGTTGCGTCGCGCATGCTGGTCGACCACCTGTGCGCACGTAACGTAACGGGAACATCGGGGGGAACGCGGCTAGCTGATGATTGCGGAAATAAGGAGGGGGCAGAGCGCTCCTGA
- a CDS encoding CaiB/BaiF CoA transferase family protein: protein MTEPLDAAHSRETSVLSASSSSSPLSSQSQQPDKPLSGVTVLDLTRLLPGPLAGLRLAEMGARVIKIEDKGAGDYAREMMLGDDESPPSAFWRLLNRGKTVDRLDLKSDADRKAFLEHVAHADVLLEGFRPGVMARLGFGYEVLASVRPSLVMASISGYGQQGLMAQAAGHDINYIGYAGVLDQLCDAGDAPIVPNFQIGDLYGGAQAAVQEVLAALVAAQRTGRGRWLDISMTHEVFRSNIVPAVAMHRQGHVSRAGKDLLNGGVPCYQVYRTKDGRYMAVGALELKFWESLCDVLGRDDWKARHWALGQEVGGDDALALRAELMAVFAGATQADWVARFADADCCVTPVLRLEEAMMHPLFAQLRGALLP, encoded by the coding sequence ATGACTGAACCGCTCGACGCTGCCCACTCACGCGAAACGTCTGTATTGTCTGCTTCGTCTTCCTCGTCGCCACTGTCGTCGCAGTCCCAGCAGCCTGATAAGCCGTTATCGGGCGTGACGGTGCTCGATCTCACGCGTCTTCTGCCCGGCCCGCTTGCCGGGTTGCGTCTTGCGGAAATGGGAGCGCGCGTCATCAAGATCGAAGACAAGGGCGCCGGCGACTACGCCCGGGAAATGATGCTGGGCGATGACGAATCGCCCCCCAGCGCTTTCTGGCGACTACTCAATCGCGGTAAGACGGTCGACCGCCTCGATCTCAAAAGCGACGCGGATCGGAAGGCCTTCCTCGAACACGTTGCTCATGCCGATGTACTGCTTGAGGGGTTTCGCCCGGGTGTGATGGCGCGTCTGGGGTTCGGATATGAGGTGCTGGCAAGTGTGCGGCCATCGTTGGTAATGGCGTCGATTTCCGGTTACGGCCAGCAAGGGTTGATGGCGCAAGCGGCCGGGCACGACATCAACTACATCGGGTACGCGGGCGTACTCGATCAGCTTTGCGATGCGGGGGACGCCCCCATCGTTCCCAACTTTCAGATCGGCGATCTGTACGGCGGCGCCCAGGCTGCGGTTCAGGAGGTGCTGGCTGCGCTGGTCGCGGCGCAACGCACCGGGCGCGGGCGCTGGCTGGACATTTCGATGACGCACGAGGTGTTCCGCTCGAACATTGTGCCGGCGGTAGCGATGCATCGTCAGGGGCACGTGTCGCGGGCCGGAAAGGATCTCCTTAACGGCGGCGTGCCCTGCTATCAGGTCTATCGCACGAAGGACGGCCGATACATGGCGGTCGGTGCGCTCGAGCTGAAGTTCTGGGAGTCGCTGTGCGATGTGCTTGGCCGAGACGACTGGAAGGCGCGGCACTGGGCGCTTGGACAGGAGGTCGGCGGAGATGATGCGCTCGCGTTGCGTGCTGAACTGATGGCGGTGTTTGCGGGCGCTACGCAAGCTGACTGGGTCGCGCGTTTCGCCGATGCCGATTGCTGCGTGACACCGGTACTCCGGTTGGAGGAGGCGATGATGCACCCGCTGTTTGCGCAATTGCGCGGGGCGCTGCTTCCATGA
- a CDS encoding MgtC/SapB family protein, producing MAEIIEVTLRLTAALILGGLVGLNRNLHHKSVGLRTLAIVSFGSALFVLAVVPFPGTALPYDGSSVSRVVQGIVAGIGFLGAGCIIRPSRGSSVHGFTTAAALWSTTGIGIICGLGRWHIALVAMVLLLIVLAIGGRIESLAHRWLGHDEPAKDSQDEDASARHGHDGK from the coding sequence ATGGCGGAGATCATCGAAGTCACATTGCGGCTCACCGCGGCATTGATTCTCGGCGGACTGGTCGGGCTCAATCGCAATTTGCACCACAAGTCGGTCGGTTTGCGAACGCTCGCCATTGTGTCGTTCGGATCCGCGCTGTTCGTGCTCGCCGTCGTACCGTTTCCGGGAACGGCGTTGCCTTATGACGGCTCGTCCGTGAGCCGGGTTGTGCAGGGCATTGTGGCGGGGATCGGGTTCCTTGGGGCCGGGTGCATCATCCGGCCGAGTCGCGGTTCGTCCGTGCACGGCTTCACCACGGCGGCGGCGCTGTGGAGCACCACAGGCATTGGCATCATTTGTGGGCTGGGCCGCTGGCATATCGCCCTTGTCGCGATGGTATTGCTACTTATCGTGCTGGCAATCGGCGGGCGTATCGAATCGCTCGCGCACCGCTGGCTTGGGCACGACGAACCGGCGAAGGACTCGCAGGACGAGGACGCGTCGGCGCGGCATGGGCACGACGGCAAGTGA
- the dinB gene encoding DNA polymerase IV, which yields MTSSQRKIIHCDADCFYASVEMRDDPSLRGIPLAVGGQPDQRGVVATCNYEARAFGVRSAMPSAQAVKLCPDLRIIPPSMHRYQEASKRIMAIYRDYTDLVEPLSLDEAYLDVTDSEHCGGSATLIAREIRARIADEVGLTVSAGVAPNKFIAKIASDWRKPDGMFVVKPAEVDAFVAVLPVERLFGVGKVTAEKLRALGVDSCGDLRSHTMADLTERFGVFGQRLFERCRGIDTREVSPDRERKSISVETTYTRDLRTLAECETALEPLLHQLSERIGRARRSEPLAIAKVFVKIRFADFSRTTAEAGALGVDPAQCRELLAEAVGRKRRAVRLMGVGVRLLEAQATRQLRLFDDWDDGASLTTPASGDNAPSEA from the coding sequence ATGACCTCCTCTCAGCGCAAGATCATCCACTGCGATGCAGACTGTTTCTACGCCTCCGTCGAGATGCGGGACGACCCGTCGTTGCGCGGGATACCGCTTGCCGTCGGCGGCCAGCCGGATCAGCGGGGTGTGGTGGCAACGTGCAATTACGAAGCGCGTGCCTTTGGGGTGCGCTCGGCCATGCCGTCCGCGCAGGCCGTGAAACTGTGTCCCGACTTGCGTATCATCCCGCCGTCGATGCATCGGTATCAGGAAGCGTCGAAGCGGATCATGGCGATCTATCGCGATTACACGGATCTGGTCGAGCCGTTGTCGCTCGACGAGGCGTATCTCGACGTAACCGACAGTGAACACTGCGGGGGCTCGGCCACCTTGATTGCGCGCGAGATCCGTGCGCGTATCGCAGATGAAGTTGGGTTGACCGTGTCGGCTGGTGTCGCGCCCAACAAGTTCATTGCCAAAATCGCCAGCGACTGGCGTAAACCTGACGGCATGTTCGTCGTGAAGCCCGCCGAGGTCGATGCCTTTGTCGCCGTACTGCCGGTCGAGCGTTTGTTTGGCGTGGGCAAGGTAACGGCGGAAAAGTTGAGGGCGCTGGGCGTCGATTCCTGCGGTGATCTGCGCAGCCACACGATGGCCGATCTGACCGAGCGTTTCGGCGTGTTCGGGCAGCGGCTGTTCGAGCGCTGCCGCGGTATCGACACCCGGGAGGTCAGCCCGGATCGCGAGCGAAAATCGATCAGCGTCGAGACGACTTACACGCGCGACCTGCGCACGTTGGCGGAATGCGAAACGGCACTGGAGCCGCTGCTTCATCAGTTGTCCGAGCGAATCGGACGCGCGCGCCGCAGCGAGCCGTTGGCGATCGCGAAGGTCTTCGTGAAGATTCGATTTGCCGATTTCTCACGGACGACGGCCGAGGCAGGCGCATTGGGCGTCGATCCGGCGCAATGCCGTGAGCTGCTGGCAGAAGCCGTTGGACGCAAGCGGCGTGCGGTGCGATTGATGGGGGTCGGGGTGCGTTTGCTCGAAGCGCAGGCGACGCGTCAGTTGCGCCTGTTTGACGACTGGGACGACGGGGCGTCGCTCACAACGCCTGCATCAGGTGATAATGCGCCATCGGAGGCTTAG